One Thermodesulfobacteriota bacterium genomic window carries:
- a CDS encoding pyruvate carboxylase: MSRQRPKKRIIKPFRRVMAANRGEIAIRVFRACTELGITTVAIYSEEDAFSLHRNKADEAYLIGKDKGPVEAYLDINGIIRLAKDKNVDAIHPGYGFLSENSQFAKACIEAGIAFIGPSPDSISLMGDKAEARRLAASLGIPIVPGTEGFINRDEEAIEFAEAHGYPILLKAAHGGGGRGIRPVFDRKSLLENLAQARSEARAAFGSDAIILEKYVQNPKHIEVQVLGDQYGNVVHLFERDCSVQRRHQKVAELAPAITLDPKLKEKMYEAALSIARAVNYTSAGTVEFLVDKEGNFYFIEMNTRIQVEHTVTEVITGIDLVQSQIRIAEGYKLSDPEIGISKASPVRSRGIALQCRITTEDPANNFRPDIGRLIAYRSPGGFGIRLDAASAYTGAVITPYYDSMLVKVTSWGLTFEQCISKMDRALQEFRIRGVKTNIPFLLNVIRHPVFRRGECATTFLEEHPEIFEIQEPRDRATRILNFIGDVTVNRAMPKPASWAERPPLTPRVPEIDGIPVEIPEHRRVFEKEGPEGLAKWVLKQKRLLITDTTFRDAHQSLLTTRMRTFNLLKIARATAYFGRNFFSYEMWGGATFDVCLRFLKECPWERLARLRAAMPHAMFQMLIRGANAVGYANYPDNVVREFIKEAASSGIDIFRIFDCFNWIPNMKVAIETAMDTGKVVEPAICYTGDITDPRRDKYTLNYYVGLAKELASMGAHFIAIKDMAGLCKPYAALKLVKAIKEETGLPLHFHTHATSGNGEATVLKASEAGADVVDLAISTMSGQTSQPSLNAVVAALEGTERDTGIDVEGLHKLSAYWEAVREYYAPFEGDMKTSNADVYLYEIPGGQYTNLRAQASALGLGDKWEEIKRMFAEVNKLFGDIIKVTPSSKVVGDLALFLVQNKLTTEDVVKKADQLSFPESVVDMMRGNLGQTPGGFPPEVQRAILKGEKPIEVRPGELIPPADFDETAKRLEKQLGHPISEKDLISALLYPGVFEEFDRHRTLYGDTSVVPTTVFFYGMEPGDETSIEIEEGKTLLVKLFAVGELESDGRRPLLFELNGQPRPVRIPDKAAAAKVIEGRPKADTSNPDEVGAPLSGKIVKFFIREGDEVHREQPLFVIEAMKMQTNIKAPKDGVVQKILVSEGDGIDAGDLILRLNSQG; encoded by the coding sequence ATGAGCCGCCAGAGACCGAAAAAGAGAATTATAAAACCATTCCGAAGGGTAATGGCCGCAAACCGCGGCGAGATAGCCATACGCGTTTTCCGCGCCTGCACCGAACTGGGAATTACCACGGTTGCCATCTACTCGGAAGAAGACGCCTTTTCTCTTCATCGAAACAAGGCGGACGAAGCTTACCTGATAGGGAAAGATAAGGGGCCGGTCGAGGCCTATCTGGACATAAATGGAATCATTCGCCTGGCTAAGGACAAGAATGTAGATGCCATCCACCCCGGATACGGTTTTTTATCCGAGAACAGCCAGTTCGCAAAAGCCTGCATCGAAGCGGGTATTGCCTTCATCGGTCCTAGCCCGGATTCCATTTCTCTAATGGGGGATAAGGCAGAGGCTAGGCGGCTGGCGGCTAGCTTAGGAATACCCATCGTGCCCGGCACCGAGGGTTTTATCAACAGGGATGAGGAGGCTATCGAGTTTGCCGAAGCACATGGCTACCCCATACTGCTCAAGGCGGCACACGGCGGAGGGGGAAGGGGAATAAGGCCTGTATTTGACCGGAAATCACTCCTCGAAAACCTGGCCCAGGCCCGCTCCGAGGCCAGAGCCGCCTTCGGAAGCGACGCCATAATACTGGAGAAATATGTACAAAATCCCAAGCACATCGAGGTGCAGGTTCTAGGGGACCAATACGGGAACGTGGTTCACCTCTTCGAGCGTGACTGCTCCGTACAGAGAAGGCATCAGAAGGTTGCCGAGCTGGCCCCGGCCATCACGCTCGACCCTAAATTAAAGGAAAAGATGTATGAGGCCGCCCTCAGCATTGCTAGGGCGGTCAATTATACCAGCGCCGGAACCGTTGAATTCCTGGTAGACAAAGAAGGAAACTTCTACTTCATAGAGATGAACACCAGGATACAGGTGGAGCATACGGTTACCGAGGTTATTACCGGCATCGACCTGGTTCAGTCACAGATTCGTATTGCCGAGGGATACAAATTATCCGACCCGGAAATAGGCATTTCCAAGGCCTCTCCGGTCAGGAGCCGCGGCATTGCGCTTCAATGCCGTATCACCACCGAGGACCCGGCTAATAACTTCAGGCCGGATATAGGAAGGCTCATTGCCTACCGCTCTCCGGGCGGATTCGGAATAAGGTTAGATGCCGCCAGCGCTTATACCGGCGCGGTAATCACCCCGTACTACGATTCCATGCTAGTCAAGGTTACATCCTGGGGGCTAACATTCGAGCAATGCATAAGCAAGATGGACCGGGCACTCCAGGAATTCCGTATTCGGGGAGTCAAAACTAATATACCATTTTTGCTAAACGTCATCAGGCACCCGGTATTCCGTAGAGGAGAGTGCGCTACTACATTCCTCGAGGAACATCCGGAGATCTTTGAGATCCAAGAGCCGAGGGACCGGGCCACCCGGATTCTAAACTTCATTGGCGACGTCACCGTCAACAGGGCTATGCCCAAGCCGGCCAGTTGGGCCGAGCGCCCACCGCTTACACCGCGGGTTCCGGAGATAGATGGCATCCCGGTCGAGATTCCGGAACACCGACGGGTTTTCGAGAAGGAGGGTCCAGAAGGCTTGGCTAAATGGGTGCTCAAACAAAAACGACTCCTGATTACCGATACCACGTTCAGAGACGCGCATCAATCCCTTCTCACCACCCGAATGAGAACCTTCAACCTACTTAAAATAGCCAGAGCGACGGCTTACTTCGGTAGAAACTTCTTCTCGTACGAGATGTGGGGCGGGGCCACATTTGACGTGTGCCTGCGCTTTTTGAAGGAATGCCCATGGGAGAGACTGGCCCGGCTTAGAGCGGCCATGCCCCATGCCATGTTTCAGATGCTCATTCGCGGTGCCAACGCGGTGGGCTATGCAAACTACCCGGATAACGTCGTTCGTGAGTTCATCAAGGAAGCAGCTTCATCGGGAATAGATATATTCCGTATCTTTGATTGCTTCAATTGGATTCCCAACATGAAGGTGGCCATAGAAACCGCCATGGACACCGGCAAGGTGGTGGAACCAGCTATTTGCTACACTGGGGACATCACCGATCCAAGACGGGATAAATACACGCTGAACTATTATGTCGGCCTGGCTAAGGAGCTTGCCAGTATGGGGGCTCACTTCATCGCCATAAAGGACATGGCCGGCCTTTGCAAGCCCTATGCCGCTTTGAAACTGGTAAAGGCAATTAAAGAAGAGACCGGACTGCCTTTACATTTTCACACCCATGCTACCAGCGGTAACGGCGAGGCCACGGTACTAAAAGCCTCCGAAGCGGGTGCAGACGTGGTTGACCTGGCCATAAGCACCATGTCCGGACAGACGTCCCAGCCCAGCCTTAACGCGGTGGTGGCTGCACTTGAGGGCACCGAACGGGACACCGGGATAGACGTGGAGGGGTTGCACAAGCTCTCGGCTTACTGGGAGGCGGTCAGGGAATATTATGCGCCATTTGAGGGGGACATGAAAACCTCCAATGCCGATGTTTATCTCTACGAAATTCCCGGGGGCCAGTACACGAACCTGAGGGCTCAGGCCAGCGCCCTTGGATTAGGGGACAAGTGGGAGGAGATAAAGCGAATGTTCGCCGAGGTAAACAAGCTCTTCGGGGACATCATCAAGGTTACCCCGTCGTCCAAGGTGGTCGGAGATTTGGCCTTATTTTTAGTGCAAAACAAACTTACCACCGAAGACGTAGTCAAAAAAGCTGACCAGCTCAGCTTCCCGGAATCGGTGGTGGATATGATGAGAGGAAATCTAGGGCAGACACCCGGAGGATTCCCACCCGAGGTGCAGAGGGCGATCCTCAAGGGGGAGAAGCCGATAGAGGTTCGCCCGGGGGAGCTTATACCCCCGGCCGATTTCGACGAGACGGCAAAACGACTGGAGAAACAGCTCGGCCATCCGATTAGCGAGAAAGACCTCATATCCGCTCTCCTTTATCCCGGGGTATTTGAGGAGTTTGACCGACACCGCACGCTCTACGGCGATACATCTGTGGTTCCCACTACGGTCTTTTTCTATGGCATGGAGCCCGGAGACGAGACCTCGATCGAGATCGAGGAAGGTAAAACACTCCTGGTAAAGCTCTTCGCCGTGGGAGAGCTGGAGTCAGACGGCAGGAGACCGCTCCTCTTTGAATTGAACGGACAACCCCGTCCGGTGAGGATTCCGGATAAAGCGGCGGCGGCCAAGGTGATTGAGGGAAGGCCGAAGGCGGATACCAGCAATCCGGATGAGGTAGGGGCGCCGCTCAGCGGAAAGATAGTAAAGTTCTTTATCCGGGAAGGGGACGAGGTTCACCGGGAACAGCCACTCTTCGTCATCGAGGCGATGAA